One genomic window of Luteitalea pratensis includes the following:
- a CDS encoding NAD(P) transhydrogenase subunit alpha, with translation MDFITSLFVFMLSTFIGMDVIRRVSRLLHTPLMSLTNAISAIAIVGAIILAGPQHDRTSTVLGAIAVFASTTNIISGFLITDRMLKMFKRKEAAK, from the coding sequence ATGGATTTCATCACCTCGCTGTTCGTGTTCATGCTGTCGACGTTCATCGGCATGGACGTCATCCGCCGCGTCTCGCGATTGCTGCACACGCCGCTGATGTCGCTGACCAACGCGATCTCGGCGATCGCCATCGTCGGCGCGATCATCCTCGCGGGTCCGCAGCACGATCGGACGAGCACGGTCCTCGGCGCCATCGCGGTCTTCGCTTCCACCACCAACATCATCAGCGGCTTCCTGATCACCGATCGCATGCTGAAGATGTTCAAGCGGAAGGAAGCGGCCAAGTGA
- a CDS encoding sugar phosphate isomerase/epimerase family protein translates to MSLNRRAFLSATASAAVATTLSPTAAPAAPISRAGKSQLRVGLAAYSMRQYLQAKAGTKGAMDLLGFIDWSATLGVDAVELTSYFFPETFDRAYLNEVKRRCHINGLDISGGAIRNNFTLPDDDPQLQKWLDHTDTWLGHYAVLGAPVVRVFSGVPPKGMTEEQGIANGIKNLKKALVSAEKHGVILGLENHDYLMKIDRMLPALKAIDSPWFGVNLDSGNVDDTDVYTQLQKIVPYAVNVQLKVETGPVKQKVPTDVPRFVKMLKDANYRGYVVLEYESSPEPYDAIPRQLAILRDAINKA, encoded by the coding sequence ATGTCCCTGAATCGACGTGCCTTCCTCTCCGCTACGGCCTCGGCGGCCGTGGCCACGACCTTGTCTCCCACCGCGGCGCCCGCCGCGCCGATCAGCCGCGCCGGCAAGAGCCAGCTGCGAGTCGGTCTGGCCGCCTACTCGATGCGTCAGTACCTGCAGGCCAAGGCCGGGACCAAGGGGGCGATGGACCTGCTCGGCTTCATCGACTGGTCGGCCACGCTCGGCGTGGACGCAGTGGAGCTGACCTCCTATTTCTTCCCGGAGACGTTCGACCGCGCCTACCTGAACGAGGTGAAGCGCCGCTGCCACATCAACGGCCTCGACATCTCGGGCGGTGCCATCCGCAACAACTTCACGCTGCCAGACGACGACCCGCAGCTGCAGAAATGGCTCGACCACACCGACACCTGGCTCGGGCACTACGCCGTGCTCGGTGCGCCGGTCGTCCGGGTGTTCAGCGGCGTGCCGCCCAAGGGGATGACCGAGGAACAGGGCATCGCCAACGGCATCAAGAACCTGAAGAAGGCGCTGGTGTCTGCCGAGAAGCACGGCGTGATTCTCGGGCTCGAGAACCACGACTACCTGATGAAGATCGACCGCATGCTGCCGGCGCTGAAGGCGATCGACTCGCCGTGGTTCGGCGTCAACCTCGACTCGGGCAACGTCGACGACACCGACGTCTACACGCAGCTGCAGAAGATCGTGCCGTATGCGGTCAACGTGCAGCTCAAGGTCGAGACCGGGCCGGTGAAGCAGAAGGTGCCGACCGACGTGCCGCGTTTCGTGAAGATGCTCAAGGATGCCAACTACCGCGGCTACGTCGTGCTCGAGTACGAGTCGTCGCCAGAACCGTACGACGCCATCCCCAGGCAGCTCGCCATCCTCCGCGACGCCATCAACAAGGCCTGA
- a CDS encoding DUF5916 domain-containing protein, whose protein sequence is MIREQREPQLEASLASRAHMLGVDGHWFVDAAHSWVLHGGIAGSWLQGSQAAITRLQRAEPRYYQRPDAPHVSLDPSATSLSGWTGQANLNKQSGNVTANFGVWGMSPGLEVNDLGFSTQTDRAGGHAMVLFRKLVPDGWTRERSARISKWWTWNYGAELQGDGWQAASSIQFRNFWRSTLTGTYARRVWDDKLTRGGPTVIRPGSIGAQLSVVTDNRKVAVLATDVGYTARQYEASAFTGGASLTLRPVPAVTVSAGPAIRRNIVAAQYLSTVNDPLATRTYGQRYVFGELDQTAVSMIARLSVVLSPRMSLQTFLQPLVSAGDYGAIKEVAAPRTFDFVRYGEDAGSTITAGPGGQGLVIDPDGAGAASPFAIAQPDFNVRSLRANTVFRWEFRPGSAFYFVWTQQRRDADATGAFDLTGDSGRLFSAPADDVLLVKMSYWFGAR, encoded by the coding sequence GTGATCCGTGAGCAGCGCGAACCGCAACTCGAGGCGTCGCTAGCCTCGCGTGCGCACATGCTCGGCGTCGATGGGCACTGGTTCGTGGACGCGGCGCACAGTTGGGTGCTGCATGGCGGCATCGCCGGCAGCTGGCTGCAGGGTAGCCAGGCGGCGATCACGCGACTGCAGCGCGCCGAGCCGCGTTACTACCAGCGGCCGGACGCACCGCATGTGTCGCTCGATCCGAGCGCGACGAGCCTCTCGGGCTGGACCGGGCAGGCCAACCTGAACAAGCAGAGCGGCAACGTCACAGCCAACTTCGGCGTCTGGGGGATGAGCCCGGGGCTCGAGGTCAACGACCTCGGTTTCTCAACCCAGACCGACCGCGCCGGCGGCCACGCGATGGTGTTGTTCCGCAAGCTCGTTCCGGACGGCTGGACGCGCGAACGATCGGCCCGGATCTCCAAGTGGTGGACCTGGAACTACGGCGCCGAGCTGCAGGGTGACGGCTGGCAGGCGGCCAGCAGCATCCAGTTCCGCAACTTCTGGCGGTCGACGCTGACCGGCACCTATGCCCGGCGCGTGTGGGACGACAAATTGACGCGCGGTGGGCCCACCGTCATCCGTCCCGGCAGCATCGGTGCGCAGTTGTCGGTGGTCACCGACAACCGCAAGGTCGCGGTGCTGGCCACCGACGTCGGCTACACGGCACGACAGTACGAGGCGTCCGCGTTCACCGGAGGTGCGAGCCTGACCCTGCGGCCGGTGCCGGCCGTCACCGTGAGTGCCGGGCCCGCCATCCGGCGCAACATCGTCGCCGCGCAGTACCTTTCGACGGTCAACGATCCGCTGGCGACGCGGACCTACGGCCAGCGCTACGTCTTCGGTGAACTGGACCAGACCGCAGTCTCGATGATTGCGCGGCTGAGTGTCGTGCTCTCGCCGCGCATGTCGCTGCAGACGTTCCTGCAGCCGTTGGTGTCGGCCGGCGACTACGGCGCCATCAAGGAAGTGGCGGCGCCGCGCACGTTCGACTTCGTGCGCTACGGCGAGGACGCCGGCAGCACCATTACCGCGGGCCCAGGCGGACAGGGACTGGTGATCGACCCGGACGGCGCCGGCGCCGCGTCGCCGTTCGCGATCGCGCAGCCGGACTTCAACGTGCGGTCGCTACGCGCCAATACCGTCTTCCGCTGGGAGTTTCGCCCGGGCTCGGCCTTCTACTTCGTCTGGACCCAGCAACGCCGAGACGCGGACGCCACGGGCGCCTTCGACCTCACCGGCGATAGCGGCCGGCTCTTCAGCGCCCCGGCCGATGACGTGCTTCTCGTCAAGATGTCCTACTGGTTCGGCGCCAGGTAG
- a CDS encoding DUF5916 domain-containing protein, whose amino-acid sequence MGCGRADWRLSPARSGGRGAGFREHHIRVAYDEDALYIAARLFDRQPSAIVRQLSRRDVVVEADALVVYLDPHHDHLTGAQFGVSAAGVQRDALSYNDQFLDVTWDAVWASAVQVDAQGWVVEMRIALSQLRFPAADRYTWGINVQRVIQRRNESSWVQLVRKNEAGLASRMAHLEDIAGITPPGTLELMPYVTSRAEFIEPPITGSPFNDGARAFGAAGMDLKYGVTNSLTLDATFNPDFGQVEVDPAVVNLTQFEVFFEERRPFFTEGAKVFGNFGRSGASEYWGFFRPEPTLFYSRRIGRAPQGRVVTPYSDVPATTTILGAAKLVGRTRRGWTLGALDAVTGREHARLSDGVQTTTRAIEPLTYSLILPGAAATNQLRRHQGAA is encoded by the coding sequence TTCCGAGAACACCACATCCGAGTCGCCTATGACGAGGACGCGCTCTACATCGCTGCCCGGCTGTTCGATCGCCAGCCCTCCGCTATCGTTCGGCAGCTTTCGAGGCGCGACGTCGTGGTCGAGGCCGACGCCCTCGTCGTCTACCTCGACCCGCATCACGACCACCTGACCGGGGCGCAGTTCGGCGTCTCTGCCGCTGGCGTGCAGCGCGACGCGCTTAGCTACAACGACCAGTTCCTCGACGTCACGTGGGATGCGGTGTGGGCGTCAGCCGTCCAGGTCGACGCGCAGGGCTGGGTCGTCGAGATGCGGATCGCGCTGTCGCAGCTGCGGTTTCCGGCCGCCGATCGATACACCTGGGGCATCAATGTCCAACGCGTCATCCAGCGGCGCAACGAGTCGTCTTGGGTACAACTGGTACGCAAGAACGAGGCGGGCCTGGCCTCGCGCATGGCGCACCTCGAGGACATCGCCGGCATCACGCCTCCCGGCACGCTGGAACTGATGCCGTACGTCACCTCCCGCGCGGAGTTCATCGAACCACCAATCACTGGCAGTCCGTTCAACGACGGCGCCCGGGCGTTCGGTGCGGCCGGCATGGACCTCAAGTACGGCGTCACCAACAGCCTGACGCTGGACGCGACGTTCAACCCCGACTTCGGCCAGGTCGAAGTCGATCCGGCCGTGGTGAACCTCACACAGTTCGAAGTCTTCTTCGAGGAGCGCCGCCCGTTCTTCACCGAAGGCGCGAAGGTGTTCGGCAATTTCGGCCGCAGCGGCGCCAGCGAGTACTGGGGTTTCTTCAGGCCCGAGCCGACCCTGTTCTACAGCCGTCGCATCGGGCGTGCGCCACAGGGGCGCGTCGTGACGCCGTACTCCGACGTGCCTGCCACGACGACGATCCTGGGCGCGGCCAAGCTGGTGGGCCGCACGCGCCGCGGCTGGACGCTCGGGGCCCTCGATGCTGTCACGGGGCGTGAGCACGCCCGCCTGTCGGACGGCGTGCAGACGACGACGCGTGCCATCGAGCCGCTCACCTACAGCCTAATCCTCCCGGGCGCGGCAGCGACCAACCAACTACGCCGTCATCAGGGCGCAGCGTGA